The Microtus ochrogaster isolate Prairie Vole_2 unplaced genomic scaffold, MicOch1.0 UNK130, whole genome shotgun sequence genome window below encodes:
- the LOC101989844 gene encoding LOW QUALITY PROTEIN: vomeronasal type-2 receptor 116-like (The sequence of the model RefSeq protein was modified relative to this genomic sequence to represent the inferred CDS: substituted 1 base at 1 genomic stop codon): MDEVNRNPDVLPNSSFVFRCPEGGCATRTQIDSHFHFIEDVRDLPPNYICHKQTMCIVVLTGPNLGKSMKTGIIFNLLKPQQVLQITYGPFHPTLSNREQFPSLHQMAVKDRSLALAMLSLMLYFNWNWIGLAISDNDQGTQFLTQLRGEMEKITVCFAFVSVIPVKMDLFLSRVEVYYNQIVTSSTNVVIIYGDPESSLAMAFRRWQSLGLQRIWVTTSQWDGTTTKNDFQLDSFNGKITFAHHHAEISNFKTFVQTLNPLKYTDEFLARLEWMNLNCKVSGSMCKTLKYCLSNASLQWLKAQTFDMAFSDESYDIYNAVXTFNNTAFKMKXNGFYEFKEEHTHYRTVCLFQLHSFLRKTHFTNPVGDRVIMNQKENLQEEYDIFHIWNFPYGLGLKVKIGEFSSYFPYGQQLHIYEDMIEQSTGSRQCYRRDYEDVDKCVMCPEDQYANREQNQCIPKAVVFLNYKDTLGMVLTLMALFFSAFTTVVLGVFVKYHDTPIVKANNQNLSYILLISLIFCFLCPLLFIGHPNSATCVLQQITFGVVFTLAVSTVLAKTVTVLLAFKVTVPGTRMRYFLVSGVPNYIIAICTLIQIILCTIWLQFSPPFIDKDVHSEHGQIIIVCNKGSVTAFYCVLGYHGSLALGSFIVAFLARNLPDTFNEAKLLTFSMLLFCSVWITFLPVYHSTKGKIMVVVEVLSILASSAGLLGCIFIPKCYIILLRPERNSLQKLREKTSS; this comes from the exons ATGGATGAAGTCAACAGGAACCCTGATGTTCTACCAAATTCATCATTCGTATTTAGATGTCCAGAGGGTGGTTGTGCAACTAGGACACAAATAGATAGTCACTTTCACTTTATTGAAGATGTTCGTGATTTGCCCCCTAATTATATCTGTCATAAACAGACTATGTGTATCGTGGTCCTTACAGGACCAAATTTGGGAAAATCTATGAAGACTGGGATCATATTCAACCTCCTTAAACCTCAACAG GTCCTTCAGATTACCTATGGACCTTTCCATCCCACTCTGAGCAATCGTGAACAATTTCCTTCTCTGCATCAGATGGCTGTCAAAGACAGATCTTTAGCCCTGGCCATGCTATCTTTGATGCTTTACTTCAACTGGAACTGGATTGGACTGGCCATCTCAGACAATGATCAGGGTACTCAATTTCTCACACAATTAagaggagagatggaaaaaaTTACAGTCTGCTTTGCCTTTGTGAGTGTGATCCCAGTCAAGATGGATTTATTCTTGTCAAGAGTTGAAGTTTATTATAACCAAATAGTGACATCATCCACAAATGTGGTTATCATTTATGGTGACCCAGAGAGTTCTCTAGCTATGGCCTTTAGAAGGTGGCAATCTCTAGGTTTACAGAGAATATGGGTCACCACCTCACAGTGGGATGGCACTACAACTAAGAATGACTTCCAACTTGATTCATTCAATGGGAAAATAACTTTTGCACACCATCATGCTgagatttctaattttaaaacatttgtccAGACATTGAACCCTCTCAAATACACAGACGAATTTCTGGCCAGGCTGGAGTGGATGAACTTGAACTGCAAAGTCTCAGGTTCTATGTGTAAGACCCTGAAGTATTGCTTATCTAATGCCTCATTGCAATGGCTAAAGGCTCAGACTTTTGACATGGCCTTTAGTGATGAGAGTTATGACATATATAATGCGGTNN ACACCTTCAATAATACTgcctttaagatgaaataaaatggattttatgAATTCAAGGAAGAGCACACACACTATAGAACGGTGTGTCTCTTTCAGCTGCACTCCTTTCTGAGGAAAACACACTTCACTAATCCAGTTGGAGACAGAGTGATTATGAACCAGAAAGAAAATCTTCAGGAAGAGTATGACATTTTTCATATTTGGAATTTCCCATATGGTCTTGGACTTAAGGTGAAAATAGGAGAGTTTAGCTCATATTTTCCATATGGTCAACAACTGCATATATATGAAGACATGATAGAGcagtcaacaggaagtagacag tgttATAGAAGAGATTatg AAGATGTGGATAAATGTGTGATGTGTCCAGAGGACCAGTATGCTAACAGAGAACAGAACCAATGTATTCCAAAAGCTGTGGTCTTTCTGAACTACAAAGACACCTTAGGGATGGTTCTTACCTTAATGGCCTTGTTCTTCTCTGCATTCACAACTGTGGTTCTTGGGGTTTTTGTGAAGTACCATGACACTCCCATTGTGAAGGCCAACAACCAGAATCTCAGCTACATCTTGCTAATTTCActcatcttctgttttctgtgtccCTTGCTTTTCATTGGGCATCCCAACTCAGCTACCTGTGTTCTGCAACAAATCACATTTGGAGTTGTATTTACTCTGGCTGTTTCCACTGTGTTGGCCAAAACAGTGACTGTCCTGCTTGCTTTCAAAGTCACAGTTCCTGGAACAAGGATGAGGTATTTTCTGGTTTCTGGTGTTCCCAACTACATCATTGCCATCTGTACGCTCATCCAAATCATTCTCTGTACAATCTGGCTGcaattttctcctccttttattGACAAAGATGTGCACTCTGAGCATGGGCAGATCATCATTGTGTGCAACAAGGGCTCAGTTACTGCATTCTACTGTGTCCTGGGATACCATGGCTCCCTTGCATTAGGGAGCTTCATTGTTGCATTCTTGGCCAGGAATCTCCCTGACACATTCAATGAAGCCAAGTTACTTACTTTCAGCATGCTGTTGTTTTGCAGTGTCTGGATCACCTTTCTCCCTGTCTACCATAGCACCAAGGGCAAGATAATGGTGGTTGTGGAGGTCTTGTCCATCTTGGCTTCCAGTGCAGGCCTACTGGGATGCATTTTTATCCCCAAGTGCTACATAATTTTGTTAAGACCAGAGAGAAATTCACTTCAAAAGTTAAGGGAGAAAACATCTTCCTGA